The following proteins come from a genomic window of Microtus ochrogaster isolate Prairie Vole_2 unplaced genomic scaffold, MicOch1.0 UNK1, whole genome shotgun sequence:
- the Adipor2 gene encoding adiponectin receptor protein 2, whose translation MNEPAEHRLGCTRTPEPDIRLRKKHQLDDTRGGNNDSHQGDLEPILETSVCSPYYKNSSEELECKDDNSQEDEGFMGMSPLLQAHHAMERMEEFVCKVWEGRWRVIPHDVLPDWLKDNDFLLHGHRPPMPSFRACFKSIFRIHTETGNIWTHLLGCVFFLCLGIFYMFRPNISFVAPLQEKVVFGLFFLGAILCLSFSWLFHTVYCHSEGVSRLFSKLDYSGIALLIMGSFVPWLYYSFYCNPQPCFIYLIVICVLGIAAIIVSQWDMFATPQYRGVRAGVFVGLGLSGIIPTLHYVISEGFLKAATIGQIGWLMLMASLYITGAALYAARIPERFFPGKCDIWFHSHQLFHIFVVAGAFVHFHGVSNLQEFRFMIGGGCTEEDAL comes from the exons ATGAACGAGCCAGCAGAACACCGATTGGGGTGCACCAGGACTCCAGAGCCAGATATAAGGCTCAGAAAAAAGCACCAACTTGATGATACAAGGGGAGGTAATAATGACAGCCACCAAGGAGATTTGGAGCCCATTTTAGAGACATCTGTTTGTTCTCCCtattataaaaat AGCTCTGAGGAACTCGAGTGTAAAGATGACAATTCCCAGGAAGATGAAGGGTTTATGGGCATGTCTCCTCTCCTACAGGCCCATCATGCTATGGAGAGAATGGAAGAGTTTGTTTGTAAG GTTTGGGAAGGTCGATGGCGAGTAATCCCTCATGATGTGCTACCAGATTGGCTTAAGGATAATGATTTCCTTCTCCACGGACACCGACCTCCTATGCCTTCTTTCCGGGCCTGTTTTAAGAGCATTTTcagaatacacacagaaacaggcaACATTTGGACACATCTCCTAG GTTGTGTCTTCTTCCTGTGCCTGGGCATCTTCTATATGTTTCGCCCAAATATCTCCTTCGTGGCCCCTCTGCAAGAGAAAGTGGTCTTTGGGTTGTTCTTCCTGGGAGCCATTCTCTGCCTTTCATTTTCATGGCTCTTCCACACAGTCTACTGCCACTCGGAAGGGGTCTCCCGACTCTTCTCTAA GTTGGATTACTCTGGTATTGCTCTTCTGATCATGGGAAGTTTTGTTCCTTGGCTTTATTATTCTTTCTACTGTAACCCACAACCTTGCTTCATCTACCTGATTGTCATCTGTGTGCTGGGCATTGCAGCCATTATTGTCTCCCAGTGGGACATGTTTGCCACCCCTCAGTATCGGGGGGTCAGAGCAG GAGTATTTGTGGGCTTAGGCCTGAGTGGAATCATCCCTACTCTACACTATGTCATCTCAGAAGGCTTCCTGAAGGCTGCCACCATAGGGCAGATAGGCTGGCTAATGCTCATGGCTAGCCTCTATATCACAGGAGCTGCCCTCTACGCAGCCCGCATCCCTGAACGCTTCTTTCCTGGCAAATGTGACATCTGG ttCCACTCCCACCAGCTCTTCCACATCTTTGTGGTTGCTGGCGCCTTCGTTCACTTCCACGGCGTCTCAAACCTGCAGGAATTCCGTTTCATGATTGGCGGGGGCTGCACTGAAGAGGATGCACTGTGA